In Methanomicrobium antiquum, one DNA window encodes the following:
- a CDS encoding replication factor C large subunit yields MHDWVEKYRPESLGDIVGNQQAIRQMMEWAKNWKTGTPPLLLYGKPGIGKTSSAYALANDMNWEVVELNASDHRTKGIIERIAGSTATTMSLLGSSRKLLLLDEADNLHGTADRGGARAIIDVIKNSRQPIIMIANDLYGVAKELKALCEPVQFRALQTATIIKHLRYICSAEKKSCSDEALKEISESSSGDMRSAVNMLYAAGTGIDNLTLDNVSTAKKDERATIFELVGAVLKGKDDRRLMEMSYELSDTPDTIIQWIEKSLSQIKDIKNRAEAYRYLSYADDYIGKTYKRQYYTLWRYATAVMILGTAQAADGAGVSDRIMPPSRWGRMSGARRQKALRQSVLNRLSSGYHIPEDTLRDEYLKSVSVLASKNPLAFAKEFSLDKDELDFLIHDKAVSSEVIKTIKKEIKELEKKEKVTKKKANGNKNKASPSGESDASDASKDATSSIKNPKSTFLSDYNGDEKSSEREDLDNKKVDESSEKSSEKKVSPSQSTLFSF; encoded by the coding sequence ATGCATGACTGGGTAGAGAAATACAGGCCGGAATCCTTAGGCGATATTGTTGGAAATCAGCAGGCAATTCGGCAGATGATGGAGTGGGCAAAAAACTGGAAAACAGGCACCCCTCCGCTTCTTTTATACGGAAAGCCGGGAATTGGTAAGACTTCTTCAGCCTATGCTCTGGCAAATGACATGAACTGGGAGGTCGTTGAGCTAAATGCAAGTGATCATCGAACAAAAGGCATAATTGAAAGGATTGCAGGCTCTACTGCAACCACAATGAGCCTTTTGGGATCTTCTCGGAAGCTTCTTTTGCTTGACGAGGCGGACAATCTGCACGGGACAGCAGACAGGGGAGGAGCGCGTGCAATAATTGATGTAATCAAAAATTCGCGTCAGCCGATAATCATGATTGCAAATGACCTTTACGGGGTTGCAAAAGAGTTAAAGGCATTATGTGAGCCTGTTCAGTTCCGGGCGCTTCAGACTGCAACCATAATAAAACATTTACGATATATCTGTTCAGCGGAAAAAAAGTCCTGCAGTGATGAGGCCCTAAAAGAAATATCCGAGAGCTCCTCAGGGGATATGAGATCAGCTGTCAATATGCTCTATGCCGCAGGAACAGGAATTGACAATCTGACTCTTGACAATGTGAGCACCGCAAAAAAAGATGAACGTGCAACAATCTTTGAGCTTGTCGGTGCTGTTTTGAAAGGAAAGGATGACAGGCGTTTAATGGAGATGTCGTATGAGCTTTCAGACACTCCTGATACAATTATCCAGTGGATTGAAAAGTCACTCTCCCAGATAAAAGATATAAAAAACCGTGCTGAAGCATACCGGTATCTCTCCTATGCAGACGATTATATTGGAAAAACCTACAAGAGGCAGTATTACACGCTATGGAGATATGCAACCGCAGTTATGATTCTTGGAACAGCACAGGCGGCAGATGGAGCAGGTGTTTCAGACAGAATCATGCCTCCTTCAAGGTGGGGCAGGATGTCTGGTGCGAGAAGGCAAAAAGCACTCCGTCAGTCTGTTTTAAACCGGCTTTCATCCGGTTATCATATTCCTGAAGATACGCTTAGGGATGAATACTTAAAATCAGTCTCTGTTCTTGCATCAAAAAACCCTCTTGCTTTTGCAAAAGAGTTTTCACTAGACAAGGATGAGCTTGACTTTTTGATTCACGACAAGGCTGTCTCGTCTGAAGTTATAAAAACCATAAAAAAAGAAATAAAAGAGCTTGAAAAAAAGGAGAAGGTGACAAAAAAGAAGGCAAACGGCAATAAAAATAAAGCCTCTCCTTCAGGTGAATCTGATGCATCAGATGCATCCAAAGATGCTACATCTTCGATAAAAAATCCCAAATCAACATTTTTATCAGATTATAACGGGGATGAAAAATCCTCTGAAAGGGAAGATTTGGATAATAAGAAAGTTGATGAATCCTCTGAGAAATCATCAGAAAAAAAGGTTTCTCCTTCACAGTCAACCCTTTTTTCATTTTAA
- a CDS encoding transglutaminase-like domain-containing protein, protein MISGFDILKYLSIAVILSLVVTGGFFMVSAGSDNAPDSISGTKDSVSGYQSEPFEVITVYTSSLASDKSVISYSEAMDYKNPAVQSFAYLRISSGNAGEYSYNQAFDMWDYLQKNWVYANDPKGPEYISKASDTIKAGLRGDCDDYSVFLSSLILSLGGKCRIIESPPVDGSNTGHAYPELFIGTDKNQVVDISRSISAEYGCEKVYYSISNNDQMTEYWLNLDWSGKNLSIDYYRYGDSSYIKNSNHPGREYYNANSEVTIYYPDGKSIKSTPQHGYYMQKMNGVDTLNAL, encoded by the coding sequence ATGATATCCGGGTTTGATATTCTCAAATATTTATCGATAGCAGTTATTCTAAGCCTTGTAGTAACCGGTGGTTTTTTCATGGTCTCTGCAGGCAGTGATAATGCACCGGATAGTATTTCAGGCACTAAAGACTCAGTATCAGGTTATCAGTCAGAACCATTTGAAGTAATAACTGTATATACTTCCTCTTTAGCTTCTGATAAATCAGTTATCAGCTATTCTGAAGCGATGGATTATAAAAATCCTGCTGTACAGTCATTTGCATATTTAAGAATATCTTCCGGTAATGCCGGGGAATATTCATACAATCAGGCATTTGATATGTGGGATTATCTTCAAAAAAACTGGGTTTATGCAAATGATCCAAAAGGTCCTGAATATATTTCGAAAGCATCTGATACAATAAAAGCAGGTCTTAGAGGTGACTGCGATGACTATTCTGTATTTTTATCCTCTCTTATCCTGTCTCTTGGCGGAAAATGCAGAATAATAGAGTCTCCTCCTGTTGATGGTTCTAATACCGGTCATGCTTACCCTGAACTATTCATCGGCACTGACAAAAATCAGGTGGTAGATATCAGCAGAAGTATTTCAGCAGAGTACGGGTGTGAAAAAGTGTATTACAGTATTTCAAATAATGACCAAATGACTGAATACTGGTTAAATCTTGACTGGTCTGGTAAAAATTTATCTATAGATTATTATCGTTATGGAGATTCGTCATACATTAAAAACAGCAATCATCCGGGCAGAGAATACTATAACGCCAATTCAGAAGTTACAATTTATTATCCTGATGGAAAATCTATAAAATCAACGCCTCAACATGGCTATTATATGCAGAAGATGAACGGAGTGGATACACTCAATGCATTATAA
- a CDS encoding methanogenesis marker 2 protein encodes MENNCSTESIAKAVREYAGVRRKHAIGEIIHCLKLDSDDVLVSFGEDAALIKNNDDGILLAADGIWSMLMEADPYWAGFCSVLVNVHDIAAMGGRPLAMVDILSIQNEKVCHEVLRGMADASKKFNVPVVGGHLHPDSEFSAIDVAIMGIVKIEDAIFSHTAKASDRVIAAIDLNGRIHPSCALNWDSATLRSAQEVRDQINVMQKFGAKHLLTAGKDISNPGVIGTLGMLLESSEAGAEIELSKIPRPDLFSLGITFSQWVRMYPGMGFIVTAKEENVAEVISMFNNVGITASEIGVVNDTRHLSIKYNDKESSVFDLRKEGIMGLFD; translated from the coding sequence GTGGAGAACAACTGTTCCACAGAATCGATTGCAAAAGCAGTCAGAGAATATGCAGGCGTCAGGAGGAAACATGCAATAGGTGAGATTATCCACTGCTTAAAGCTTGATTCAGATGATGTTTTAGTTTCATTTGGAGAGGATGCCGCACTAATAAAAAATAATGATGATGGAATCCTTCTGGCAGCCGACGGTATATGGAGTATGCTCATGGAAGCAGATCCATACTGGGCAGGATTCTGCTCAGTTTTGGTAAATGTTCATGATATAGCAGCTATGGGCGGAAGACCTCTTGCAATGGTCGATATACTCTCAATCCAGAACGAAAAGGTATGCCATGAAGTCTTACGCGGAATGGCGGATGCATCAAAAAAGTTTAATGTTCCTGTTGTAGGCGGGCATCTTCATCCCGATTCTGAATTTTCAGCAATAGATGTTGCAATTATGGGAATTGTAAAAATTGAGGATGCTATATTTTCCCACACAGCAAAGGCCAGTGACAGAGTTATTGCGGCAATTGACTTAAACGGAAGGATTCATCCTTCATGTGCTCTTAACTGGGATTCTGCAACTCTTAGAAGTGCACAAGAGGTGAGAGACCAGATTAATGTCATGCAAAAATTCGGTGCAAAGCATCTTTTAACGGCCGGAAAGGACATAAGCAATCCGGGAGTTATCGGAACACTTGGGATGCTTCTTGAGTCAAGCGAAGCAGGTGCGGAGATTGAACTTTCAAAGATTCCGAGACCTGATCTTTTCTCGCTTGGAATCACATTTTCACAGTGGGTCAGGATGTATCCGGGAATGGGTTTTATTGTCACTGCAAAAGAGGAGAATGTAGCCGAAGTTATATCAATGTTTAATAATGTCGGAATTACTGCTTCAGAAATAGGAGTTGTAAACGACACCCGCCATCTTTCAATAAAATACAACGATAAGGAATCTTCGGTATTTGATCTGAGAAAAGAAGGGATAATGGGCCTTTTTGACTGA
- a CDS encoding UPF0146 family protein, producing MENHKGIEEKIFSHLKKYPKTTKIIEIGIGKNFYVAEKLHHEGYLIKASDIKKNPDLTSISYRTDDIFSPDISLYTDADLIYSIRPGVEMMPALIEIAKKAECELLVYHLGNEIYKDGGELIDCGVILHRYYKPPR from the coding sequence ATGGAGAATCATAAGGGTATTGAAGAAAAAATTTTTTCCCATCTGAAAAAATATCCAAAAACTACCAAAATAATTGAAATCGGAATTGGAAAAAATTTCTATGTAGCAGAAAAACTGCATCACGAAGGATATCTCATTAAAGCTTCGGATATAAAGAAAAATCCAGATCTCACAAGTATTTCATACAGGACAGATGACATTTTCAGCCCGGATATTTCCTTATACACTGATGCCGACCTGATATACTCAATAAGACCCGGAGTTGAAATGATGCCGGCATTAATAGAGATTGCAAAAAAAGCCGAATGTGAACTTTTAGTATATCATCTTGGAAATGAAATATACAAAGACGGCGGAGAATTAATTGACTGCGGAGTCATACTCCACAGATACTACAAACCACCGCGCTAA
- a CDS encoding archaemetzincin family Zn-dependent metalloprotease, with translation MSILIFWDNDVSMGIMHPVARMISDIIDMPVFAEENPVMLRGYDRSRNQNDASRILGDMQDVYTRRMGCADSILIVTGKDLFIRGRDFVFGLARPGVNVSIVSAARLMNSWYGRADRDEDLMDRIVKEGTHELCHCMGLDHCDNPECIMYYPQTLDELDRKKKMLCPKCRENLNIYKFSE, from the coding sequence ATGAGTATCCTTATTTTTTGGGATAATGACGTCTCGATGGGAATAATGCATCCGGTTGCAAGGATGATATCTGATATAATTGATATGCCGGTTTTTGCTGAAGAAAATCCTGTAATGCTTAGAGGATATGACCGCTCGCGAAATCAAAATGATGCAAGCAGAATACTTGGTGATATGCAGGATGTATATACACGCAGGATGGGATGCGCTGATTCGATTTTAATTGTTACAGGAAAAGATCTTTTTATTCGTGGAAGGGACTTTGTATTTGGTCTTGCAAGGCCTGGTGTTAATGTGTCAATTGTATCTGCGGCAAGGCTTATGAACAGCTGGTACGGACGGGCAGACAGGGATGAGGATTTAATGGACAGGATTGTAAAAGAAGGCACACATGAGCTTTGCCACTGCATGGGGCTTGACCATTGTGATAATCCGGAATGCATCATGTATTATCCGCAGACACTGGATGAGCTTGACAGGAAAAAAAAGATGTTATGCCCCAAATGCAGAGAGAATTTAAATATTTACAAGTTTTCTGAATAA
- a CDS encoding universal stress protein, with product MKMLVLMDGTKWSQKAAMHALMLAKEKGEDLTEVVLFSVLDRNEVRSSAFYLCKQSNMCDRIAEHEAKIARDMRKNIGDDVADMILHLNRAGINCSSKIVEGKRAEEILKEINSDNYSLIVMGAFGKKSNVLVGTLYSEIAKDVDVPILIVN from the coding sequence ATGAAAATGTTAGTTTTGATGGACGGCACAAAATGGAGTCAGAAGGCCGCAATGCATGCATTAATGCTTGCAAAGGAGAAGGGAGAGGATTTAACAGAGGTTGTATTGTTTTCTGTCCTTGACAGAAATGAGGTTCGCTCGTCTGCTTTTTACCTCTGCAAGCAAAGCAATATGTGTGACAGAATTGCAGAGCATGAAGCAAAAATTGCCCGTGATATGAGAAAAAATATCGGCGATGATGTGGCAGATATGATACTTCACCTAAACCGGGCAGGCATAAACTGCTCTTCAAAGATTGTTGAGGGCAAAAGAGCTGAGGAAATCTTAAAAGAAATTAATTCAGACAACTACAGCCTTATTGTTATGGGAGCATTTGGAAAGAAATCAAATGTTTTGGTTGGAACACTTTATTCAGAAATTGCAAAGGATGTTGATGTTCCAATTCTGATTGTAAATTAA
- a CDS encoding ArsB/NhaD family transporter, with the protein MIPIETLIAVVVFLLTYALIIDERIHRAVAAMAGASVLVFIGIVPWDSILEHIDFGTIFLLMGMMIIVNVASNSGLFEYLAIKTAKAAKGSPIMVLLLFSLVTAVTSAFLDNVTTVLLLTPMLLYIAKVMNLNPIPFLLAEIMASNVGGMATLIGDPPNIMIASSAGLTFNEFIVTMGPIAAVDLVIVLVLFVLMYGKQMKVTDTERSAIKKTIDSLDERAAIQDAKLFKKSIITLIIVVALFFVHNNIGSMLNVILPFVDPSMSLEPAEVALIGASLILFWSRTSPEMIFEKVEWPALFFFGGLFVLVGGLVNTGVISDLAQVVINNVSTTGEAMFVIAWFSAIASAIVDNIPLTAALIPLIHDIGATSTTIDTYPLWWALSLGACLGGNGTAIAASANVVVLGIGEREGIKITFIDFLKVGLLVLFITVAVGLGILYLMF; encoded by the coding sequence ATGATTCCAATTGAAACTTTAATTGCAGTAGTAGTTTTCCTGCTTACATATGCTTTGATTATTGACGAGAGAATCCACCGTGCTGTTGCCGCTATGGCAGGTGCGTCTGTTTTAGTGTTTATCGGGATTGTTCCATGGGACAGTATATTAGAGCACATTGATTTTGGAACGATTTTCCTGCTAATGGGAATGATGATTATCGTCAATGTCGCAAGCAACAGCGGTCTTTTTGAATATCTTGCAATAAAAACTGCAAAAGCGGCAAAGGGAAGCCCGATTATGGTCCTCCTTCTTTTCTCCCTGGTAACAGCCGTTACAAGTGCATTTCTGGACAATGTAACAACCGTTCTTTTGCTTACGCCAATGCTTCTGTACATTGCAAAGGTAATGAATTTAAATCCAATTCCTTTCCTGCTTGCTGAGATTATGGCTTCAAACGTTGGCGGAATGGCAACACTAATTGGAGATCCACCAAACATCATGATTGCATCATCAGCAGGTCTGACATTTAATGAGTTTATTGTGACAATGGGGCCAATAGCGGCAGTTGATCTGGTAATTGTTCTGGTGCTTTTTGTATTGATGTATGGAAAGCAGATGAAGGTTACAGATACTGAAAGGTCAGCTATTAAAAAGACAATAGATTCACTAGATGAGCGTGCCGCAATTCAGGATGCAAAACTTTTCAAGAAGTCTATAATCACACTTATAATTGTTGTAGCGCTTTTCTTTGTCCATAATAACATCGGAAGCATGCTGAATGTCATACTGCCGTTTGTTGATCCTTCAATGTCTCTTGAGCCTGCAGAGGTGGCTTTAATTGGAGCTTCTTTGATTTTATTCTGGTCAAGAACATCACCTGAGATGATATTTGAGAAGGTTGAATGGCCTGCACTGTTCTTCTTTGGTGGTCTTTTTGTCCTTGTCGGAGGACTGGTTAACACCGGCGTAATCTCAGATCTTGCCCAGGTGGTAATCAACAATGTAAGCACAACCGGTGAGGCTATGTTTGTTATTGCGTGGTTTTCAGCTATTGCTTCCGCAATTGTAGATAATATCCCGCTTACAGCCGCTTTGATTCCTCTTATTCATGATATTGGTGCAACATCCACTACAATTGATACATATCCTCTATGGTGGGCGCTTTCACTTGGAGCATGTCTTGGAGGTAACGGAACTGCTATAGCGGCTTCTGCAAATGTTGTGGTTTTGGGAATTGGAGAAAGAGAAGGAATAAAAATTACATTTATAGATTTCTTAAAAGTCGGACTTTTGGTTTTGTTCATAACTGTCGCAGTCGGACTTGGAATTTTATATCTGATGTTTTAA